One Thermosphaera aggregans DNA segment encodes these proteins:
- a CDS encoding OsmC family protein, protein MEKIKIPKVEVKASYDSGSPNVLLKARNILREASELPEFGGAGNDFTPLEYMLASLASCEAFMFGMFAKMLMKKLPKIEIDVEAEFSVGEGLKTLRIKYLVTGIEEGITHAIINQVKATCPIYNTLNKACGNIYEEVVVKPDE, encoded by the coding sequence ATGGAGAAGATTAAAATACCTAAGGTAGAAGTAAAAGCCTCCTATGATTCTGGAAGCCCTAACGTATTGTTGAAGGCTAGAAACATACTGCGTGAGGCAAGCGAGTTGCCTGAGTTCGGCGGAGCGGGAAACGATTTCACCCCGTTAGAGTACATGCTGGCTTCACTCGCCTCTTGCGAAGCATTCATGTTCGGAATGTTTGCGAAAATGTTGATGAAAAAGCTACCCAAGATCGAGATAGATGTTGAGGCAGAATTCAGTGTAGGCGAAGGTCTTAAAACTCTCAGGATAAAGTACCTTGTTACAGGGATTGAAGAGGGGATTACCCATGCAATTATCAACCAGGTTAAGGCAACCTGCCCGATTTACAACACCTTGAATAAAGCATGTGGAAACATATATGAGGAAGTAGTCGTGAAGCCTGATGAATAA
- a CDS encoding DUF2258 domain-containing protein has product MTSKINTGLIPAAVYATKTRRALYALLQPLVKKDREWGRIINDEIGKLNRALYHLFTVDLKIDKTDVIRLRIEFDVDEEGRRILWKWETLDIEVYKQLPKEEVKKHIEHLITMISEIVAKPINYVVEKIATTMDGDDVYLVKLDHEEVGAALVLGVDENTIVLKKAGVLQPNPLIYEKTKITLDGKTVEQALQDELSAVTKKGIHVEYSEALKIINMIREKALLKHIEKPEGVEE; this is encoded by the coding sequence TTGACTAGTAAGATAAATACTGGCTTAATCCCCGCAGCAGTATACGCTACCAAAACGCGTAGAGCCCTTTACGCTTTACTTCAACCACTTGTAAAGAAAGATAGGGAATGGGGTAGGATCATCAACGATGAAATAGGGAAGCTGAACAGGGCGCTCTACCACCTTTTCACGGTGGATTTGAAGATCGATAAAACCGATGTTATCAGGCTTAGAATAGAGTTCGACGTCGATGAGGAAGGGCGCAGGATTTTGTGGAAATGGGAGACCTTGGATATAGAGGTTTACAAGCAGCTTCCCAAGGAAGAGGTTAAGAAGCATATTGAACACTTAATCACCATGATATCTGAAATAGTTGCTAAGCCCATCAACTACGTGGTTGAAAAGATTGCCACAACCATGGATGGTGATGACGTTTATCTTGTTAAGCTGGATCACGAGGAGGTTGGAGCTGCACTAGTCCTGGGAGTTGATGAGAACACTATTGTGTTGAAAAAAGCTGGTGTGCTCCAACCCAATCCGTTGATTTATGAAAAGACGAAGATAACTTTGGACGGTAAAACGGTTGAACAGGCTCTTCAAGATGAGCTCTCAGCTGTCACGAAGAAAGGGATACATGTAGAGTATTCTGAAGCATTGAAGATAATTAATATGATTCGGGAGAAGGCTTTGCTGAAGCATATTGAGAAGCCTGAGGGAGTAGAGGAGTAG
- a CDS encoding DNA polymerase domain-containing protein, with product MWLLDASIREDKVVLSLYDEENHTVREHETELVFHGYIVSENPVMLAEEISNLDGVVSTWVEKFRIPPYYVDTVDVVVFKTKSYRLLRKLLNQGVNKGLKPVNNYPHPLVEALYRAGMRPLTRVNTGGNKGLATVEWNPADKDPVVDYVVLRVEHGYFVAETPGGGNRFWRLEDVADFIASNKFLLAFTDEFIYTRLLEVEPRLARKVCRWITGGGFHPSEYFEWSRLSYTPLSMMGSISIGKILTTLEALLARDRKLLVDKTYGRREPWRTIRELLVYDRGGVVYQPKPGLYWGVCQVDFKSLYPSIIVKYNISGETVDKPSCSSRASFHWSPHTVCMDEEGIVPGSIRRLIELKELYDELWKKTGEELYEHRKSAVKWILVASFGYLGYRNSLFGSVMAHELVTSTSRELMKRARLVAERKGYRVIHAIVDSVFIQGVASPDECIMVKDLIEDATGFKAKVEAYYIWLYIPWDVKGLRGVANRYYGLLSSGGLKAKGIMMVRRDTPILVKEAQYEALQELSKAVKPAEMVPLLARAHAIIDSYVEKLRKGVFNTLDLVISRSARGGGYVRPPSYVFEGEPPYRVVYVSGKLRFLRRMEQSMIDVNKYIELLEGARAELPSKKDVESCLVSNK from the coding sequence TAGTTTCCGAAAACCCGGTCATGCTGGCGGAAGAGATCAGTAATTTAGACGGGGTTGTCTCAACCTGGGTTGAGAAGTTTAGGATCCCGCCCTACTATGTTGACACGGTGGATGTCGTAGTGTTTAAGACTAAGAGCTACAGGCTGTTGAGGAAGCTGTTGAACCAGGGCGTTAACAAGGGTTTGAAACCGGTGAACAACTACCCTCACCCGCTGGTCGAGGCCCTGTACAGGGCTGGAATGCGCCCTCTAACAAGAGTGAACACTGGTGGAAACAAAGGTCTAGCCACGGTCGAGTGGAATCCTGCTGACAAAGATCCCGTGGTAGACTATGTGGTGCTACGTGTAGAGCACGGATATTTCGTAGCTGAAACCCCGGGCGGCGGGAACCGCTTCTGGAGGTTGGAGGATGTTGCAGACTTCATAGCTTCCAACAAGTTCCTCCTAGCGTTCACAGACGAGTTCATCTACACGCGGCTTCTAGAGGTAGAGCCCCGTCTAGCCCGTAAAGTGTGTAGATGGATTACCGGGGGAGGCTTCCACCCATCAGAATACTTCGAATGGAGCAGGCTGAGCTACACGCCATTAAGCATGATGGGCAGTATCAGCATAGGCAAGATCCTTACCACGCTGGAAGCGTTGCTTGCAAGGGATAGGAAGCTTCTAGTGGATAAAACATACGGGAGGAGAGAGCCTTGGAGAACCATTAGGGAGCTACTGGTTTACGACAGGGGAGGAGTGGTCTACCAGCCTAAGCCGGGGCTTTACTGGGGGGTTTGCCAAGTAGATTTCAAAAGCCTATACCCAAGCATAATAGTCAAGTATAATATTTCAGGCGAGACTGTTGACAAGCCCTCCTGCTCAAGCAGAGCCAGCTTCCACTGGTCACCCCACACCGTATGCATGGATGAGGAGGGAATTGTCCCCGGGAGTATTCGGAGACTGATAGAGTTAAAGGAGCTTTACGATGAGCTTTGGAAGAAGACCGGTGAGGAGCTTTACGAGCATAGGAAGAGTGCTGTGAAATGGATACTTGTCGCCAGCTTCGGGTACTTGGGCTACAGGAACAGCTTGTTCGGCTCGGTGATGGCGCATGAATTAGTCACGAGCACGAGCAGGGAGTTGATGAAACGTGCCAGGCTGGTTGCGGAGAGAAAAGGTTACAGAGTTATCCATGCAATAGTTGACAGCGTGTTCATCCAAGGAGTTGCATCCCCTGACGAGTGCATTATGGTTAAGGACTTGATCGAGGATGCAACAGGCTTCAAGGCTAAGGTTGAGGCTTACTACATCTGGCTCTACATACCATGGGATGTAAAGGGTTTGAGAGGTGTTGCTAACAGGTATTATGGATTACTGTCCAGCGGAGGGTTGAAAGCCAAGGGTATAATGATGGTTAGGAGGGACACGCCAATCCTTGTTAAAGAAGCCCAGTATGAGGCTTTACAGGAGTTGTCGAAAGCTGTGAAGCCGGCTGAAATGGTTCCACTGCTTGCAAGAGCACACGCGATCATAGACTCCTACGTTGAAAAACTCAGGAAGGGCGTTTTCAACACTCTCGACCTGGTGATATCGCGTAGCGCCAGGGGAGGAGGCTACGTGAGGCCGCCGAGCTATGTTTTCGAAGGAGAACCTCCTTACAGGGTGGTGTATGTTTCGGGAAAACTGCGTTTTCTGAGAAGGATGGAGCAGTCAATGATTGATGTAAACAAGTATATTGAATTGCTGGAGGGAGCTAGGGCGGAGCTTCCCAGTAAAAAAGATGTTGAATCATGCCTGGTGAGCAATAAGTGA